From the Niveibacterium microcysteis genome, the window ACGAAGGCCAGCGCCATCTGGGCCGGATCAAGGCCATGCTCCCGCGCGAGCGCCACATAAGCCGCGGCGGCACGCGCGGTGTTTGGGTTGGTGTAGCGCTGGAAGCGTTCAAACAACGTGAGCCGCGCGCCCGCCGGCTTGGCGCCGTCGAGGTACTTGCCGCTCAGCACGCCGAAGGCGAGCGGCGAGTAAGCCAGAAGCCCCGCCTGCTCGCGGATGGCGATTTCGGACAGACCGATCTCGAAGGTGCGATTCACCAGGCTGTAAGGGTTCTGGATGCTTGCCACGCGCGGCAGCCCGGCGACATCAGCCAGCGTGAGGAATCGCATCAGGCCCCAGGGGGTCTCGTTCGACACGCCGACATGGCGAACCTTGCCGGCCTTGACGAAGTCCGCCAGTACGCCAAGCGTCTCGACGATCGGCGTCGTGACTTCGTCGGCGATGTGCTGGTAGCCCAACTGCCCGAAGCAATTCACGCTGCGGTCGGGCCAATGCAGCTGGTAGAGGTCGACGTAGTCCGTCTGCAGCCGGCGTAGGCTGTCGTGCAGCGCCGCTTCGAGGTTGGCGCGATCGAAGAAGGTGGTGCCGCCGCGGATATGGCGCGGGTTGTGCGGTTTGCGCACCGGGCCAGCGGCCTTGGTCGCGAGCACCACATCCTTGCGCCGGCCGCTCTTCGCCAGCCAGGTGCCGATGTAGGTCTCGGTCAGGCCCTGCGTTTCGGCGCGCGGCGGCACCGGGTACATCTCCGCGGTGTCGATGAAGTTCACGCCGGCATCGAGGGCGCAGTCCATCTGCGCATGCGCCTCGGATTCGCTGTTCTGCTCGCCCCAAGTCATGGTGCCAAGGCAGATGGCACTCACCTTCAGGCCGGTCCGGCCGAGTTCGCGGTATTCCATCGGTACTCCTTCGACTAGTCTTCGATCTGCTGCAACTCGTAGAGGCGGCGATAGATGCCGCCCTCGATCGCCATCAGATCGTCATGGTGGCCGCGCTCGGCGATGTGGCCGTGGTTGAGTACGGTGATCGCGTCGGCATCGCGGATCGTCGACAGCCGGTGCGCGATGGCAATGATCGTCACCCGGCCGCGAAGTTCCGCCAGCGCGGCTTGCACCACCTGTTCGGTTTCGCTGTCGATGTGCGACGTGGCTTCGTCGAGCAGCAGGATCTTCGGTTGCCCTGCCAGCGCGCGCGCGATCGCGATCAGCTGTTTCTGCCCCACCGACAGGCGCGCGCCCCCCTCGCCCAGCGGCGTGGCGTAGCCCTCGGGCAGCGCGAGGATGAAGTCGTGCGCACGGGCAGCGCGGGCGGCGGATTCGATCTCGGCATCGCTGAGCCCGCGCCCCATGTCGATGTTCTCGCGTGCATGGGCGGCGAGCAGGAAGGGCTCTTGCGGTACCAAGCCGACGGCGCTGCGGAAGGTGGCGTCCCCCAGTTCGCTGATCGGCGTGCCGTCGATCTCGATCGCTCCGCTCTGTGGTGCGTAGAAGCGCAGCAGCAGCGCAAGCAACGTGCTCTTGCCGCTGCCGGTGTGGCCGACGATGCCGTGGAAGCTGCCGGCGGCGATCGTCAGCGACAGATCATGGATCACCGGATGGGCCGGGTCGTAGCCGAACGCGAGCTCACGCAGCGCGACTTCGCCGTCGCCGATGTGGCCGCTTTCGCCCGCCGGCGCGGCCAGCGGTTCAGCGAGCAAGGTACCGACGCGCGACGCAGCGATCAGCGATTGCTGCAGTTGCGAGAACTGCAGCGTAATCTGGATCAACGGCTCAATCACGCGCGCCATCAGACCGACGAAGGCGTACAGCACGCCCACCTCGGCCACGCTGCCGCGACCGGCGAAGCTCGCCAGTACACCGACCAGCAAGAGCACATTGAGCAGATCGAGCGCGGGGCGCAGTAGCCAAGCGTTGGCGCGCAACTCGGCGCGGCGGGCTTCGTAGTGCGCGCGGTTGGCCTGCTCGAAGCGCGCGGAAAAGCGCCCGGCGGCACCGGTCGCCTGCAGCACCGGCATGCCGGCAATCGACTCGGCAATCTGCGCGTTGATCTCGCTGCGCAGCTCACGCGCACGGGCCACGGCCGGCGCGGAAAGCCGCTTGTAGAACCAGACGATCCCGATCACGGCCGGTATCAGCAACGTCACCACGCCCATCAGGCGCAGATCCAGCCAGGCCATCGCGGCGAGCGATCCGCACAGCACGATCACGCTGTCGAGCATCACGAATAGCACCTGCACGTACAGTGCCTTCACCGCTTCGGTGTCGTTCGTCACCCGGCTGACGAGCTGGCCGGTGATCGCACGGTCGAAGTAGGCGACCGGCAAGCGCAGCACATGGCCGTACACCCGCTCGCGCAAGCGCTGCACCGAACGGGCGGCGACGCCGGACAAGCTCAATAGCTGCAGGTAGCGCAGGCCGTTGGCGCACCACACGGCAAGCAGACTGCCGCCGATCAGCAGCGCGATGCCGCCGATATCGGCGCGGCGCGGGATCAGGTAGCCGTCGATGAAGGCCTTGCCCAGCATCGGCCCCAGCACTTCGAGCCCGGCCGCGCAGGCCAGCCCGAGCAGTGCGATCAGCAGCCGCCGCGATTCGGGTCGCGCAGCCTGTGCCAGCAACGCCGCAGCGCG encodes:
- a CDS encoding ABC transporter ATP-binding protein, translating into MQPEHNNTRGDLARAAALLAQAARPESRRLLIALLGLACAAGLEVLGPMLGKAFIDGYLIPRRADIGGIALLIGGSLLAVWCANGLRYLQLLSLSGVAARSVQRLRERVYGHVLRLPVAYFDRAITGQLVSRVTNDTEAVKALYVQVLFVMLDSVIVLCGSLAAMAWLDLRLMGVVTLLIPAVIGIVWFYKRLSAPAVARARELRSEINAQIAESIAGMPVLQATGAAGRFSARFEQANRAHYEARRAELRANAWLLRPALDLLNVLLLVGVLASFAGRGSVAEVGVLYAFVGLMARVIEPLIQITLQFSQLQQSLIAASRVGTLLAEPLAAPAGESGHIGDGEVALRELAFGYDPAHPVIHDLSLTIAAGSFHGIVGHTGSGKSTLLALLLRFYAPQSGAIEIDGTPISELGDATFRSAVGLVPQEPFLLAAHARENIDMGRGLSDAEIESAARAARAHDFILALPEGYATPLGEGGARLSVGQKQLIAIARALAGQPKILLLDEATSHIDSETEQVVQAALAELRGRVTIIAIAHRLSTIRDADAITVLNHGHIAERGHHDDLMAIEGGIYRRLYELQQIED
- a CDS encoding NADP(H)-dependent aldo-keto reductase; the encoded protein is MEYRELGRTGLKVSAICLGTMTWGEQNSESEAHAQMDCALDAGVNFIDTAEMYPVPPRAETQGLTETYIGTWLAKSGRRKDVVLATKAAGPVRKPHNPRHIRGGTTFFDRANLEAALHDSLRRLQTDYVDLYQLHWPDRSVNCFGQLGYQHIADEVTTPIVETLGVLADFVKAGKVRHVGVSNETPWGLMRFLTLADVAGLPRVASIQNPYSLVNRTFEIGLSEIAIREQAGLLAYSPLAFGVLSGKYLDGAKPAGARLTLFERFQRYTNPNTARAAAAYVALAREHGLDPAQMALAFVTSRDFVTSNIIGATTLAQLRSNLESAALSLSPEVLAGIEAIHQQIPNPAP